From the Brachybacterium sillae genome, the window TCTCGCCGGACGGCCGGGCATCGCCCCCGGCTTCATCGGCGGCGCCATCTCCGTGATGGTCGGCGCCGGGTTCATCGGTGGCCTGGTCACTGGTATCCTCGCCGGTCTGATCGCCGCGGCTCTCGCGGGGCTGAAGCCGCCGCGGTGGCTCGCGGGCCTCATGCCGGTGGTGATCATCCCGCTGGTCACCACGCTGGTGGTGGGCGCGGCGATGCTGATGGTGCTGGGTCGGCCCCTGGCGGCGCTGATGACCGGGCTGCAGGAGAGTCTGCAGGGCATGAGCGGATCCAGCGCGATCCTGCTGGGCGTGATCCTGGGCCTCATGATGTGCTTCGACCTGGGCGGCCCGGTGAACAAGGCGGCGTACCTGTTCGCCACCGCCGGCCTGTCCCAGGGCACGGAGGCGTCATTCCAGATCATGGCCGCGGTGATGGCGGCGGGTATGGTGCCGCCGCTGGCGATGGCCCTCTCGACGGTGGTGCGCAAGCACCTGTACACCCCGGTGGAGCGGGAGAACGGCGCCACCGCATGGCTGCTCGGCGCCGCGTTCATCTCCGAGGGTGCGATCCCCTTCGCCGCGGCGGACCCGCTGCGCGTGATCCCCTCGATGATGGCCGGTGGCGCCGTCACCGGTGCGCTGAGCATGGCGATGGGTGTCGGTTCCCAGGCCCCGCACGGCGGCATCTTCGTGGCTTTCGCGATCTCGCCGATCCTCGGGTACGTGGTGGCGATCGTGGTGGGCACCCTCGTCGCGGCGACGCTGGTGACGGTGCTCAAGGAGCTGCGGTTACATCGCCAGCAGGCGCAGCTGGCGACCGCGGGTGATGGGGCGGCGGGCCAGGCCGCCCACAGCAGCGCGGGTGGCGCGACGGCCTGATGCTCGGCCCGAGCACCTGACACGTTCGCCCGATCCTGTCGGCGCGGCGCGGACCCGATCCCCGGGTCCGCGCCGCGATCTCATCGGTCGCCACCGGGGCGGAACAATCGATCCGCCGCGCTCCGTGAACCAGGATCGACCAGTAGCCCAGGCGGGGCTTGAACCCGCGACCAACGGATTATGAGTCCGGTGCTCTAACCGGCTGAGCTACTGGGCCACGTCGGCCAGACGCCGACCGGGCGAGACTAGCACCCACCACCCCGCCTCAGGTCGCATCGGGCCGCCGACCACGAGCTCCACCGCCGCGCCCCACCCGGCCGGCCGTCTCAGGTCTCGTCGCGGCGCAGTGCCCGCCGCCGCACCTGCAGCTCCGCGAGCTGACCCATCAGACGCTGGTACGCCTCGGGGTCGGTACGGGCGTCGGTGCGCTGCAGACGCTGCTTCAGCACGGAGTACTCGCGGGTCACCGCGAGTTCGGTGAGACGGGTCATGAGCGAGGCCCCGAGGCGCGCCAGCGCCGCCTCATCCCGCGCCGGCAGCGGCATGGTCGCGATCTCCACCACCAGCGGTCGCACCGTCTCCCCCGCGATCTCCAGCACCTCCTCGAGGTAGCGGGCGGGCGCGAGGGTTCCCTCGACGGCATCCAGCAGCGTGCCGGCAGCGAGCATCACGTCCCACACCCCCTGCAGAGCGGGCACGTGGAAGGAATCATCGGGCAGGGCCCCAACCACCTCCGCGTCGAGCATCTGCGGCGCCTGCAGCATCACCGCCAGGGACTGGACCTCCACCTGCCCGACGGGGTCGCGGGGGCTCACCACGTCCAGGAGCCGCGGTCCGCGAGCCAGGGGCTGCTCCTCGCCGGGCCTCTCGCCGCCCGCGCCACGCCCGCGGACAGCCTCTTCGCCGGTCGCCGCCGTCCCCTGGCCACCGTGATCTCCGGGTCCGCCTGGCGCACCCTCCTCCGGACGGTGCGCATGGCGCCCCACCTGGGTGGTGCTGCGGGCGGCGTCCTGCACAGCCCGGCGCACCGTCAGCTCGTCCATACCGAGCCACCCCGCCAGACGCCGCGCATACTCCGGGCGCATGGCGCGGTCACGGATCCCCGCCACCACAGGGGCCGCCATCCGCAGACCCGTCACCTGCCCCTCCACGGTCTCGAGGTCCACCTGGTCGAGCACCGAGCGGATCGCGAACTCGAACAGCGGGCGTCGGGTCTCGACCAGTTCCCGCACGGCCTCGTCTCCGCGGACGATGCGCAGCTCGCACGGGTCCATGCCGTGCGGTTCCACCGCGACGAAGGTCTGCGCCACGAACTTCTGGTCCTCCGCGAAGGCCCGCAGAGCGGCCTTCTGGCCGGCGGCGTCCCCGTCGAAGGTGAAGATGACCTCGCCGGACAGGCCCTTGCTCTCCGAGCCGAGCCGCAGGGCCGCGGTGGCGTTGGTGTCCCCCATCACCCGCCGCACGATCTGCACGTGCTCGCTGCCGAAGGCGGTGCCGCAGGTCGCCACGGCCTGCGGCACCCCGGCCAGGTGCGCAGCCATCACGTCGGTGTAACCCTCGACGACGACCACCCGGTGGGCGGCGGCGATCTGTTTGCGCGCCAGGTCCAGCCCGTACAGCACCTGCGACTTGCGATAGATCGGGGTCTCCGGGGTGTTGAGGTACTTCGGGCCCTGGTCGGACTCCAACAGACGCCGCGCCCCGAAGCCGATGGTCTTGCCGGTGATGTCGCGGATCGGCCAGACCAGGCGGCCACGGAACCGGTCGTAGACGCCGCGCTGCCCCTGCGAGACGAGCCCACTGGCCTGCAGCTCGGGTTCGGTGAAGCCGCGCCCGCGCAGGTGTTTCAGCAGGCCGTCCCAGCCTTCGGGCGCCCAGCCGACGCCGAACATCTCCGCGTCCGCTCGGCTGAATCCGCGCTCGGCGAGGAACCGGCGCCCCACCCCGGCCCCCTCGGTCATCAGCTGCTCGCGGAAGAACTCCTCCGCCACGGCGTGGGCGTCGAGCAGCCGCTGCCGGGTGCCGAAGTCGGTGCGCTCCCCCCGCTGGCCTCCGGGAGTCTCCTCGTAGTGCAGCTGCACGCCGTACCGGCCGGCGAGCATCTCCACCGCCTCGACGAAGCTGAGGTGGTCGATCTTCTGCACGAAGGAGATGACATCCCCGCCCTCACCGCAGCCGAAGCAGTGCCAGTGCCCCAGCTGCGGGCGGATGTGGAACGACGGAGTCTTCTCGTCGTGGAAGGGGCACAGGCCCTTCATGGAGCCGATGCCGGCGCTGCGCAGGGTCACGTGCTCGCCGACGATCTCGTCGAGCCGGGCGCGTTCGCGCACCAGGTCGACGTCCTCCCGGCGGATGCGGCCCTGGTTCACAGGTCCACCCCCAGTCCCGGCAGCGGCCGGTCGGCCGCGGTCATGTGGCTGTCCCCGGCCTCATACAGTTCCTCGTGCAGACGGCGGGCGCTGACATCGGTGAAGGACGCGATCTGGTCGATGACCACCCGGCGTCGGGCGTCATCGTCGGCGGCCTGCTCCCACAGCTCGCGGAACAGCGGTGTCAGATGCGAGGGACCGGTGCGCCACAGCGCCGCGTACAGGTCGCGGATGATCTGCTCCTGTTCGGCGTAGACCGGCTGCTGCGCCTCGGCGCTCATCACGTAGGCGGCGGCGAGGCCCTTCAGCACCGCGATCTCGAGACGGGTGGTCTCGGGCAGTAACACCTCGGCGCGATGTCGGCCGCCTTCGACGGCGCCGGGGCGCTCCCCGTGGGCCTCCCGGGTGGCATCGACCGCGGCGTGGGTGAACCGGCCGATGAGCTGGCTGGTCATGTCCTTCAACGCGGCGGAGGAGCGAAGATCCCCGGTGAAGGACAGCACCCACCATGGCTGGGCCTCGAGCCGCGACAACGCCTCGTCGAGTGCGGCCAGGTCGTCGTCGGGCGTGTACCAGTCCTGCACCACGTACAGGGCGGCATGCCGCTCCAGCGGATCGGACAGCCGGCCGAGGTCCAGGGTGCCGCCGGTGACGGCGTCCTCCACGTCGTGCACGGAGTAGGCGATGTCGTCGGCGAGGTCCATGACCTGCGCCTCGAGGCACTTGCGCAGCTCCGGTGCACCCTGCCGGGCCCAGTCGAAGATCGGTCGATCGTCGGCGTAGGCGCCGAACTTCGGACTGGCGGGGTTCGGCCCCTCCCCGCGCGCCCACGGGTATTTGATGCAGGCGTCGAGCACCGCACGGGTGAGGTTCAGCCCGTAGGGGCGGTCGACACCGACGATCTTCGGTTCCAGCCGGGTGAGCAGTCGCAGTGTCTGGGCATTGCCCTCGAAGCCCCCGAACCCGGTGGCGAGGTCGTTCAGCACCCGCTCCCCGTTGTGTCCGAAGGGCGGGTGACCGAGGTCGTGGGAGAGGCAGGCGGCGTCGACCACATCCGGGTCGCAGCCCAGTTCCGCTCCAATGTCCCGCCCCACCTGCGCCACCTCGAGGGAATGGGTCAGGCGGGTGCGGACGAAGTCGTTGGAGCCGGCGCCGAGCACCTGGGTCTTCGCGCCGAGGCGCCGCAGCGCACTGGAGTGCAGGATCCGGGCTCGATCCCGTTGGAACGGGGTGCGGGCCGCGGACTTCGGCGGTTCCGGCGCGTAGCGTTCGATATCCGCTTCGGTGTACGCCGCCGACAGGGCGATGGCACCTGTGGTGGACGGTGCAGGACCGGTGGTGGGGGTGCGCATCTCAGCCTCCCGAGGTGTCCAGCTCGGCTTCGTGCAGACGCTGCTGATGCTCCGCACTGAGCTCCCGGGACTCCATCCAGCCCTCCGGCACCACGGCCCGTTTCGGGGTCCCGGCACGTCCGCGCGGCCCCTCCACCGCCTCCCCCGGGTAGGGCGAGTCGAGGTCGAGCTCCGCGAGCTTCGTGTCCAGATCGGCGAGGGATTCCATGGTGGCCAGGCGGTGCCGCATGCGACCGCCGACCGGGTAGCCCTTGAAGTACCAGGCGACATGTTTGCGCAGGTCCCGCACGCCTCGGCCCTCGTCCTCGAAGAAGTCGACCAGCAGTTCGGCGTGGCGCCGCACGACGGCCGCCACCTCGCCGAGGCTCGGCTGCACACGATCGGGACGGCCGGCGAACCCGGCCGCGAGGTCGGCGAACAGCCACGGGCGGCCCTGGCATCCGCGGCCGACGACGACTCCGTCACATCCGGTCTGCTCGACCATCCGCAGGGCGTCCTCGGCAGACCAGATGTCTCCGTTGCCCAGCACGGGGATGCCGGTGATCAGCTGTTTCAGGTCGGCGATGGCCTCCCACTGGGCGTCCCCGCTGT encodes:
- a CDS encoding deoxyguanosinetriphosphate triphosphohydrolase, giving the protein MRTPTTGPAPSTTGAIALSAAYTEADIERYAPEPPKSAARTPFQRDRARILHSSALRRLGAKTQVLGAGSNDFVRTRLTHSLEVAQVGRDIGAELGCDPDVVDAACLSHDLGHPPFGHNGERVLNDLATGFGGFEGNAQTLRLLTRLEPKIVGVDRPYGLNLTRAVLDACIKYPWARGEGPNPASPKFGAYADDRPIFDWARQGAPELRKCLEAQVMDLADDIAYSVHDVEDAVTGGTLDLGRLSDPLERHAALYVVQDWYTPDDDLAALDEALSRLEAQPWWVLSFTGDLRSSAALKDMTSQLIGRFTHAAVDATREAHGERPGAVEGGRHRAEVLLPETTRLEIAVLKGLAAAYVMSAEAQQPVYAEQEQIIRDLYAALWRTGPSHLTPLFRELWEQAADDDARRRVVIDQIASFTDVSARRLHEELYEAGDSHMTAADRPLPGLGVDL
- the dnaG gene encoding DNA primase, producing the protein MNQGRIRREDVDLVRERARLDEIVGEHVTLRSAGIGSMKGLCPFHDEKTPSFHIRPQLGHWHCFGCGEGGDVISFVQKIDHLSFVEAVEMLAGRYGVQLHYEETPGGQRGERTDFGTRQRLLDAHAVAEEFFREQLMTEGAGVGRRFLAERGFSRADAEMFGVGWAPEGWDGLLKHLRGRGFTEPELQASGLVSQGQRGVYDRFRGRLVWPIRDITGKTIGFGARRLLESDQGPKYLNTPETPIYRKSQVLYGLDLARKQIAAAHRVVVVEGYTDVMAAHLAGVPQAVATCGTAFGSEHVQIVRRVMGDTNATAALRLGSESKGLSGEVIFTFDGDAAGQKAALRAFAEDQKFVAQTFVAVEPHGMDPCELRIVRGDEAVRELVETRRPLFEFAIRSVLDQVDLETVEGQVTGLRMAAPVVAGIRDRAMRPEYARRLAGWLGMDELTVRRAVQDAARSTTQVGRHAHRPEEGAPGGPGDHGGQGTAATGEEAVRGRGAGGERPGEEQPLARGPRLLDVVSPRDPVGQVEVQSLAVMLQAPQMLDAEVVGALPDDSFHVPALQGVWDVMLAAGTLLDAVEGTLAPARYLEEVLEIAGETVRPLVVEIATMPLPARDEAALARLGASLMTRLTELAVTREYSVLKQRLQRTDARTDPEAYQRLMGQLAELQVRRRALRRDET